The following proteins are encoded in a genomic region of Cyclonatronum proteinivorum:
- a CDS encoding succinate dehydrogenase/fumarate reductase iron-sulfur subunit has product MSTNDLITVHLKVWRQNGPNDKGHFEDYTLKDITTHMSFLEMLDVLNENLMKEKKEPVEFDHDCREGICGSCNLVINGIPHGPEMRTAACQLHMRHFKDNETITIEPWRATAFPVIKDLVVDRNAFDRIMEAGGYVTMATGNAPDANAVPIPKVEADSAMDYAVCIGCGACVAACPNSSASLFTGAKIAQFAKLPQGGPERKQRVIAMVEQMEKEGFGDCSNYAECEAVCPVGISISAIATMRTEYVKALF; this is encoded by the coding sequence ATGAGCACAAACGACCTGATAACCGTACACCTCAAAGTATGGCGCCAAAACGGCCCGAATGACAAAGGCCACTTTGAAGATTACACCCTCAAAGACATCACCACGCACATGTCCTTCCTGGAAATGCTCGACGTACTGAACGAGAATCTCATGAAGGAAAAAAAAGAGCCGGTTGAGTTTGATCACGACTGTCGTGAAGGCATCTGCGGTTCCTGTAACCTTGTTATCAACGGCATCCCTCACGGACCCGAAATGCGCACCGCAGCCTGTCAGCTGCACATGCGTCACTTCAAAGATAACGAAACCATCACCATCGAACCCTGGCGCGCAACCGCTTTCCCGGTCATCAAAGACCTCGTGGTTGACCGCAACGCCTTCGACCGCATCATGGAAGCCGGTGGCTACGTCACCATGGCTACCGGAAATGCACCCGACGCCAACGCGGTGCCCATTCCCAAAGTCGAAGCCGACAGCGCTATGGACTACGCCGTATGTATCGGCTGTGGTGCCTGCGTAGCAGCCTGCCCGAACTCCTCAGCTTCCCTGTTCACCGGCGCGAAAATCGCACAGTTTGCCAAGCTGCCCCAAGGCGGACCTGAGCGCAAGCAGCGCGTAATCGCAATGGTAGAACAAATGGAAAAAGAAGGCTTCGGCGATTGCTCCAACTATGCAGAATGCGAAGCCGTCTGCCCGGTAGGCATCTCCATCAGCGCCATTGCAACCATGCGCACCGAATACGTGAAAGCCCTCTTCTAA
- a CDS encoding acyl-CoA reductase, giving the protein MHPFPETQNARIARAQKLGELVQDWLRGESGSCEQAAAETIRRGFFEAEDVRIALNHLRESVHPESLQRWLECSVPANLEQASKPEGAVLCLHAGNLPLVGLQDVLACILAGVPYCGKVSRKDPLLLPSLLDFLAPVFPELSLRWSTELDDFRNLKAGAVLFSGSEVSVPEVLVRLNGGKMLRSDARKLIRTAHSSVAWIPAAALTIHQTLGPELAEAVFRYDGRGCRSLTTIFTNADPAIVLRLLSESAQKLFPTRENARLNPLLRYREAFFTAMHRQTETHRGRLLAITQPETHTDGLITLTPGTPADLSAFLQKHGSRIQSVYVPGSSTPSAIAGRTTEPLAQAQTPPVSWRPDGVDALKWILGDEFC; this is encoded by the coding sequence ATGCACCCATTCCCCGAAACCCAAAACGCCCGCATCGCCCGCGCCCAAAAACTGGGCGAACTCGTGCAAGACTGGCTCCGCGGAGAATCCGGCAGCTGTGAACAGGCCGCCGCCGAAACCATCCGTCGCGGCTTCTTCGAAGCCGAAGATGTCCGTATTGCCCTGAACCATCTCCGGGAGAGCGTTCATCCGGAATCCCTGCAGCGCTGGTTGGAGTGCAGCGTACCCGCAAACCTTGAGCAGGCCTCTAAACCGGAGGGGGCAGTCCTCTGCCTGCACGCCGGAAACCTCCCGCTCGTTGGCCTGCAGGATGTGCTGGCCTGCATACTCGCAGGTGTGCCCTACTGTGGCAAAGTTTCCCGCAAAGATCCGCTGCTGCTGCCCTCCCTGCTGGATTTTTTGGCCCCGGTCTTCCCCGAACTTAGTCTGCGCTGGAGCACCGAACTCGATGACTTCCGTAATCTCAAAGCCGGTGCCGTACTGTTCAGCGGCTCGGAAGTGTCCGTGCCGGAAGTCCTCGTCCGCCTCAATGGCGGAAAAATGCTCCGCTCCGATGCCCGCAAGCTCATCCGCACCGCCCACAGCTCCGTCGCCTGGATACCGGCTGCAGCCCTAACCATACACCAAACGCTGGGGCCTGAACTCGCCGAAGCCGTCTTCCGCTACGACGGACGCGGCTGCCGCAGCCTCACCACCATCTTCACCAACGCCGATCCCGCGATCGTCCTGCGCCTCCTGAGCGAGTCCGCACAGAAGCTGTTTCCAACCCGCGAAAACGCCCGTCTCAATCCGTTGCTCCGTTACCGCGAAGCCTTCTTCACCGCCATGCACCGCCAAACCGAAACCCACCGCGGTCGCCTGCTCGCCATCACCCAACCCGAAACCCACACCGACGGCCTCATCACCCTAACCCCCGGCACCCCCGCTGATCTCAGCGCCTTCCTCCAAAAACACGGCTCCCGCATCCAAAGTGTCTATGTGCCCGGCAGCTCTACCCCATCAGCAATTGCAGGCAGAACAACCGAACCGCTCGCCCAAGCCCAAACCCCGCCCGTAAGCTGGCGCCCCGACGGGGTTGATGCGTTGAAGTGGATTTTGGGGGATGAGTTTTGCTAA
- a CDS encoding helix-turn-helix transcriptional regulator gives METKPWNEIKDTVYGIKGTPRRDKLEREFETFKVGLLLKKAREEKDLTQEQLAQLVDKKRTYISRVENDGSNMTLKTLFEIVEKGLGGKVKIEIEV, from the coding sequence ATGGAAACAAAACCCTGGAATGAAATAAAAGACACTGTTTACGGCATCAAGGGAACACCGCGTCGTGACAAGCTTGAAAGAGAATTTGAGACTTTCAAAGTCGGACTTTTACTAAAAAAAGCAAGGGAAGAAAAAGACCTGACCCAGGAGCAGCTTGCGCAACTGGTCGACAAGAAGAGAACATATATTTCCAGAGTGGAAAATGACGGCAGCAACATGACATTAAAAACTCTCTTTGAAATTGTTGAAAAAGGCCTTGGAGGTAAGGTCAAAATAGAGATTGAAGTTTAA
- a CDS encoding type II toxin-antitoxin system RelE/ParE family toxin, which yields MEKIRQVIAYERHFEDFLLAQPEKVQDKIFKVIEAIETLERIPANYLKFIHGTKGLYEARIQLGSNIWRVFCFFDQGKLVILLNGFVKKTQKTPRKEIDKALRLMNKYYEEKNIK from the coding sequence ATGGAAAAAATCAGACAAGTAATTGCTTACGAAAGGCATTTTGAGGACTTTCTTCTCGCTCAGCCGGAGAAAGTTCAAGACAAAATTTTTAAGGTCATAGAAGCAATTGAGACTCTTGAGAGAATTCCGGCAAACTATCTGAAATTCATACACGGAACCAAAGGGCTATATGAAGCACGAATACAGCTGGGCTCTAACATTTGGAGGGTCTTTTGCTTTTTTGATCAGGGAAAGTTAGTTATCCTGCTTAACGGGTTTGTTAAGAAGACCCAAAAAACACCTCGTAAGGAAATTGACAAGGCACTTAGACTGATGAACAAGTATTACGAAGAGAAAAACATAAAATAA
- a CDS encoding PorV/PorQ family protein, which translates to MLKFLFLSAALIFGLFANSAQAQSLVRVSYGNDFMSVGSGARALGMGSAHTAFATGVTAAFWNPAGLSQLQGLEAAYMHSERFGGIVGYDYGAVAMPLPGSEGTLAISFFRQGVDNIKNTLNAWDRERNRPRENVNDFITSFSAADLAVMISYGTPVNERLSWGASVKILNSSIGPFANAWGYSLDVGAQYRAGDYLLGVNLMDITTMMKFWSVDANELRALETEFGDEIPVGENEVILPTLKLGAARFFNFGDFSLIAAADADFRFENRRTYYINVGSMSIEPHVGLEAGYHDTVFLRMGLTDFSTNRSGRINTSPTLGAGIRLGAFDFDYGFSSFAGAASDLGFTHRLSLRFSLARMGSRDA; encoded by the coding sequence TTGCTGAAGTTTCTTTTTCTCTCCGCCGCTCTCATTTTTGGACTTTTTGCGAACAGCGCACAGGCGCAAAGCCTTGTGCGCGTGTCGTACGGCAACGATTTTATGTCGGTCGGTAGCGGCGCACGGGCGCTGGGGATGGGTTCGGCGCATACGGCTTTTGCCACAGGTGTGACCGCCGCATTCTGGAATCCCGCGGGTTTGTCGCAGTTGCAGGGGCTTGAAGCGGCCTATATGCACTCTGAGCGCTTTGGCGGAATCGTAGGCTACGATTACGGTGCCGTCGCAATGCCGCTGCCCGGCTCGGAGGGCACGCTGGCGATCAGCTTTTTCCGACAGGGCGTGGATAACATCAAAAATACGCTCAATGCATGGGACCGCGAGCGGAACCGTCCGCGGGAGAATGTGAATGATTTCATCACTTCGTTTAGCGCGGCAGATTTGGCCGTGATGATTTCTTACGGCACGCCCGTGAATGAGCGCCTGAGCTGGGGCGCTTCGGTGAAAATCCTGAACAGCAGCATCGGACCGTTTGCCAACGCCTGGGGTTACAGTCTCGACGTGGGCGCGCAGTACCGCGCCGGCGATTATCTTTTGGGGGTGAATCTGATGGACATCACGACCATGATGAAATTCTGGTCGGTTGATGCCAACGAGCTGCGGGCCCTTGAAACCGAGTTCGGGGATGAAATCCCGGTCGGGGAGAATGAAGTCATTTTGCCGACGCTCAAACTGGGCGCAGCCCGCTTCTTTAATTTCGGGGATTTCAGCCTGATTGCCGCCGCCGATGCTGATTTCCGTTTTGAAAACCGCCGCACCTATTATATTAATGTGGGCAGCATGAGCATCGAGCCGCATGTTGGTCTGGAAGCTGGCTATCACGATACAGTTTTCCTGCGGATGGGGCTCACCGATTTTTCGACCAACCGCAGCGGGCGCATCAACACGTCACCGACCCTCGGCGCGGGTATCCGGCTTGGGGCGTTCGACTTCGATTATGGGTTCAGCAGCTTTGCCGGAGCAGCCTCTGATCTGGGCTTCACCCATCGGCTGTCGCTGCGGTTCTCCCTTGCCCGTATGGGCAGCAGAGACGCGTAA
- the miaA gene encoding tRNA (adenosine(37)-N6)-dimethylallyltransferase MiaA: MAMSKLQRIVVIGPTASGKSALAAHLANRLGSIVISADARQCYRELNIGTAKPEPELLAMAPHRYIDILNPDEPENASAFRRRCDVWEQEHFRQSAAPVVYAGGSTLYLQSLLFDLDDVPSANAENLATLKERAEREGLGKLYEELAAIDPVYVARIDGMNRHRMFRALDVWMQTGRPFSSFHKQDGYDDPRARSLVVMPDIPRAELHARINQRVDLMIKAGLVEEVRDLLTRWDENLQSLQTVGYREVISHLKGDISYEQMKADIKTNTRRYAKRQLTWFRRWPFVQKLPATFHDQLQAVTACLETSH; this comes from the coding sequence ATGGCAATGTCTAAGCTGCAGCGTATTGTTGTTATCGGACCGACCGCTTCCGGGAAGTCTGCCCTTGCTGCGCATTTGGCGAACCGGTTGGGTAGTATCGTCATATCTGCAGATGCCAGGCAGTGCTACCGTGAACTCAATATCGGCACGGCAAAACCCGAGCCGGAGCTGCTTGCAATGGCACCGCATCGGTATATCGATATCCTCAATCCTGATGAACCCGAAAATGCTTCGGCTTTTCGTCGCCGCTGCGATGTTTGGGAGCAGGAGCATTTCCGGCAGTCTGCTGCACCCGTGGTGTATGCCGGCGGTTCGACCCTGTACCTGCAAAGCCTTTTGTTCGATTTGGATGATGTGCCGTCAGCCAATGCCGAAAACCTCGCAACGCTCAAAGAACGTGCGGAGCGGGAGGGACTCGGGAAATTGTACGAAGAACTTGCCGCTATCGATCCGGTCTATGTTGCCCGCATTGACGGCATGAACCGGCACCGCATGTTTCGGGCCCTTGATGTGTGGATGCAAACCGGCCGGCCATTCAGCAGCTTTCACAAACAGGATGGGTACGATGACCCGAGAGCCCGCAGTCTCGTGGTGATGCCCGATATACCGCGGGCGGAGCTGCACGCACGTATTAATCAGCGCGTAGATCTGATGATCAAAGCAGGCCTGGTTGAAGAAGTGCGTGATCTGCTCACCCGCTGGGATGAAAACTTGCAGTCGCTGCAGACGGTGGGATACCGGGAAGTGATCTCGCATCTGAAAGGTGACATCAGCTATGAACAGATGAAGGCGGACATCAAAACAAACACCCGCAGGTACGCGAAACGACAGCTGACCTGGTTCCGCCGCTGGCCTTTCGTGCAAAAACTACCTGCAACATTTCATGATCAGTTACAGGCTGTTACGGCCTGTTTGGAAACTTCTCACTGA
- a CDS encoding Ig-like domain-containing protein — translation MKHLHNCYKSGWLFLTVLLVALAWSPNIQAQHFGSTQSLDTTEAVVDREALMNRFTEAELNSFTALSPRLLSSFTADELALISQIMDKTITELSAAEEQLMNRLNAIVASSADPSFFEGLQDEDIVWSEGFTEGIPESWTVTDDSGNGFTWVANEPGGSTPDFDGFAIADSDAAGLSAGQVATTMSTEAIDISGLDEISFIISHSYQHLGDQSGRIEWSLDNENWELLAEYTESTGFPGGIEESFNITDAVAGNDNLWFRFVFDDAGGWTWWWAIDAVTISSATDDNGEEPDPDPEEFITHVIDEVAYAGASFRNVTGDAFLSGELTAFDPDFAIIEQAGGTWSNDFAVILTDAPELSEESIVLQIGGATAFNSESILLDWVGGVGDAAVTDAVTLPEALDLDGLYVWVGNGWASPASVGVWSGTIDFIGAEGEFAPPLEFAELQVIHNAADPALAEVDVFINGDLFAADFPFRGATGYLTVDAGFTLDIGVAAPGETEPLLSFEFTGEGDEAYALIAQGVADPAAFAPNPDGIDTAAELLLVEGRRDAAESADDFEFYLHHGATDAPAVDIFVRELDATILSDVPYLASSDYFSVPADVYTIEVRPAGTETAAATFSADVNGLEGVSAGILASGFLDPSANQDGEAFALAVVLEDGTVVTLEPLQGPILTVTPGEIEFGDVAENFEVSTDVTFTNSGVANLAILDVEVEGSAFSIDFADATVLNPGASETYTATFSPDAIGEFTGEIIITSTDANSPTTVPLSGNGVAGSEVVFDPAEILATLATEQEDTFELTVSNEGAGELEFSFPDYMMERILDGNDRSMDAVRARMMTSVRSAFANTQEAIQANNERFAINHYLQTGELRQASDAAVIEAYHAQIASQSGAAAATPMSDGFLIEFDGFTGTGGDFLTVADGLSGELTAVNPDFVIDAAEGGTWANDFAVLFTTEPLETGAEVDPETVVFQAGGLTAYGPAGTRVAWGEGSSGTPGTAVTTPIAPPAPLDMSGVFVSIGHGWTPGGPSTWTGSVELVGVSAGADFITDVSPASGTVAPGGSEVVTLTLSSAGLIGGEYSGTLNALTNDPANEEVDIPAVLTVTGDPAIAFDPAALDFGPVFVGESATQTVTVSNPGSDLLVVDGFASSSDVFTVESEAFELPVGDTFEVTVTFTPDDSGEFTGDLSFDSNAISGETSVALSGEGADPGVLELDPESIAFDVTEGENGTFTFTLSNTGAAPFDYSIGGGFVAGESRVLSPEREATAVQTTEASQQRAAEGFDFNTVAPDHVRQTSYEAEFPFVNRSVFNDEVILTHSLSQVVEPLTGVRCGGGGTTAENSFMRTYTLTDFDIDGGFDVTAVQFGVESAIGPALPIEARIYLLEGDFVFANMTHIGTGAATIDGSQDLSVVTIPVEAEVPAGATIVVEAFVFDSDTSDLFPGANSEGETSPSYIASETCGIPEPTSYAEIGFPDAHLVLNVVGESGDGLFVFEPGAGTVAPNETVEVVVDAETAELEAGEYNAEIVVSTTSPATPTGVIPVTFEVIEEELFSEFVTFQVDMTAQAELGNFDPALGDEVYVRGSFNDWSVIEGDEMIDDGEMVFTIETEIFGEAGTVVEYKYYILAGDGRELPNGGWEEDSVGEGGTNNRLLELIGEDQVLPVVFFNNLPPTSINPDLETPVEFALNQNYPNPFNPTTNIEYALPEAAEVTLEVFNLQGQRVAVLVNGQQNAGTHTVTFDASRLASGMYLYRLQAGSFVQTQKMMLVK, via the coding sequence ATGAAACATCTGCACAATTGTTATAAGAGCGGATGGCTGTTTCTGACCGTTTTGCTTGTCGCTTTGGCCTGGTCGCCAAACATACAGGCACAACACTTTGGAAGCACCCAGTCGCTTGACACCACAGAAGCAGTCGTTGATCGTGAGGCGCTGATGAACCGCTTCACCGAAGCGGAACTCAATAGCTTTACAGCGCTTTCGCCCCGTTTGCTGTCCTCCTTCACAGCTGATGAACTCGCTTTAATTTCACAGATAATGGATAAAACCATTACGGAATTGAGCGCAGCTGAAGAACAGCTTATGAACCGCCTCAACGCCATTGTTGCCTCATCCGCTGACCCATCATTTTTTGAAGGCCTGCAAGATGAGGATATTGTTTGGTCAGAAGGATTCACCGAAGGAATACCCGAAAGCTGGACCGTAACGGATGATTCCGGTAATGGCTTTACCTGGGTTGCCAATGAACCTGGTGGAAGTACGCCTGATTTTGACGGTTTTGCCATTGCTGACAGTGATGCAGCCGGTTTAAGTGCTGGTCAGGTTGCCACAACAATGTCAACCGAAGCCATTGATATCTCCGGACTGGATGAAATTTCCTTTATCATAAGTCACAGCTATCAACATCTTGGTGATCAATCCGGACGTATTGAATGGAGTCTCGATAATGAAAACTGGGAGCTGCTTGCCGAATATACCGAAAGCACCGGCTTTCCTGGTGGTATCGAAGAAAGCTTCAATATCACGGACGCGGTTGCAGGAAACGACAACCTTTGGTTTCGTTTTGTATTCGATGATGCTGGCGGTTGGACTTGGTGGTGGGCTATCGATGCCGTAACCATCTCCAGCGCTACAGATGACAATGGTGAAGAGCCTGATCCTGATCCGGAAGAATTCATTACACACGTAATTGATGAAGTAGCTTATGCAGGCGCAAGCTTCCGTAATGTAACAGGTGATGCGTTTCTCTCGGGTGAGCTTACCGCTTTCGATCCTGATTTTGCGATTATAGAACAGGCCGGGGGGACATGGAGCAATGATTTTGCTGTCATTCTTACCGATGCTCCTGAACTTTCGGAAGAATCAATAGTTCTGCAAATTGGTGGCGCAACCGCTTTCAATTCTGAGTCTATTCTGCTTGATTGGGTAGGCGGGGTTGGAGATGCAGCCGTAACGGATGCTGTTACACTGCCTGAAGCGCTTGATCTTGACGGCCTGTATGTTTGGGTTGGTAACGGATGGGCGTCCCCGGCGTCTGTGGGTGTTTGGAGCGGAACCATCGATTTTATCGGAGCCGAAGGAGAATTTGCACCGCCGCTTGAATTTGCGGAACTTCAGGTTATCCACAATGCAGCCGATCCTGCCCTCGCTGAAGTAGATGTTTTCATCAACGGCGACCTGTTTGCAGCGGATTTCCCGTTCCGTGGTGCAACCGGATACCTTACCGTAGATGCTGGCTTTACCCTTGATATCGGCGTTGCCGCACCTGGTGAGACGGAGCCGCTTCTCAGCTTTGAATTTACCGGTGAAGGCGACGAGGCCTATGCCCTGATCGCACAAGGTGTAGCTGATCCGGCTGCTTTCGCACCAAATCCTGATGGCATTGATACCGCCGCAGAGCTGCTGCTTGTTGAAGGCCGCCGCGATGCCGCTGAATCTGCTGATGATTTCGAATTCTACTTGCATCATGGTGCAACCGATGCGCCGGCAGTAGATATTTTCGTGCGCGAACTCGACGCCACCATTCTGAGTGACGTACCCTATCTCGCCTCCTCAGATTATTTCAGCGTACCAGCTGATGTTTACACCATCGAAGTACGTCCGGCCGGTACAGAAACTGCCGCGGCTACCTTCAGTGCAGATGTAAATGGCCTTGAAGGTGTGAGCGCCGGCATTCTGGCATCTGGTTTCCTCGATCCTTCCGCCAATCAGGATGGAGAAGCGTTTGCCCTTGCCGTTGTTCTTGAAGACGGAACCGTGGTAACGCTTGAGCCGCTTCAGGGCCCGATTCTTACGGTTACCCCTGGTGAGATTGAGTTTGGCGATGTAGCTGAAAACTTCGAAGTGTCAACTGATGTAACGTTTACCAATTCCGGAGTTGCCAATCTTGCAATTCTTGATGTCGAAGTTGAAGGCAGCGCGTTTAGCATTGATTTTGCAGACGCTACAGTATTAAATCCGGGTGCAAGTGAAACTTACACGGCTACATTCAGCCCGGATGCCATTGGTGAATTTACAGGTGAAATCATCATTACCAGCACCGATGCGAACAGTCCGACCACTGTGCCCCTATCCGGAAACGGCGTAGCCGGTTCAGAAGTCGTATTTGATCCTGCCGAAATTTTGGCAACGCTTGCAACAGAACAGGAAGATACATTTGAGCTCACGGTCAGCAATGAAGGTGCCGGCGAGCTTGAGTTCTCTTTCCCTGACTATATGATGGAGCGCATTCTTGACGGAAACGACCGTAGTATGGATGCCGTCCGCGCCCGCATGATGACCTCTGTTCGTTCTGCTTTTGCAAATACACAGGAAGCGATTCAGGCAAACAATGAGCGTTTCGCCATCAATCACTATCTGCAAACCGGCGAGTTGCGTCAGGCCTCTGATGCAGCTGTAATCGAAGCCTATCACGCACAAATTGCGTCTCAATCCGGTGCAGCTGCAGCAACACCGATGAGCGATGGCTTTTTGATTGAGTTTGATGGGTTCACCGGTACTGGTGGCGACTTCCTTACGGTCGCTGACGGACTGAGCGGCGAACTTACTGCAGTAAATCCGGACTTTGTTATTGATGCCGCTGAAGGCGGTACATGGGCAAACGACTTTGCTGTACTCTTTACCACCGAACCCCTGGAAACAGGTGCCGAAGTTGACCCTGAAACGGTTGTATTTCAGGCTGGTGGTCTCACAGCTTATGGTCCTGCCGGTACCCGTGTTGCATGGGGTGAAGGCTCATCGGGTACTCCCGGTACAGCTGTTACAACGCCTATTGCACCTCCGGCTCCTCTGGATATGTCAGGTGTCTTTGTTTCTATCGGACACGGATGGACTCCGGGCGGCCCAAGCACATGGACTGGTTCAGTTGAACTGGTTGGTGTGAGTGCCGGTGCTGATTTCATCACCGATGTAAGCCCGGCTTCCGGAACGGTAGCACCGGGTGGTTCTGAAGTCGTAACCCTTACGCTAAGCTCTGCCGGCCTTATCGGTGGCGAGTACAGCGGCACACTTAATGCCCTCACCAACGATCCTGCCAATGAAGAGGTAGATATACCGGCTGTGCTCACGGTTACCGGTGATCCTGCTATTGCTTTCGATCCTGCTGCACTTGACTTTGGTCCTGTTTTCGTAGGTGAGAGTGCAACGCAGACCGTGACGGTTTCAAACCCGGGCTCAGACCTGCTTGTTGTTGATGGCTTTGCCAGCAGCAGCGATGTTTTCACAGTTGAAAGCGAAGCATTTGAGTTGCCCGTTGGTGATACATTTGAAGTCACCGTAACCTTTACCCCGGATGACTCAGGCGAGTTTACCGGTGACCTTAGCTTCGACAGCAATGCTATCAGCGGAGAGACATCCGTAGCGCTGTCAGGAGAAGGTGCCGACCCTGGTGTTCTTGAGCTTGATCCTGAAAGCATTGCATTCGATGTAACGGAAGGTGAAAACGGAACATTTACGTTTACACTCTCCAATACCGGTGCGGCTCCATTCGATTACAGCATTGGTGGCGGATTTGTAGCGGGCGAAAGCCGCGTTCTTTCTCCGGAAAGAGAAGCAACCGCAGTTCAAACAACAGAAGCTTCTCAGCAGCGCGCTGCAGAAGGATTTGACTTCAATACTGTAGCCCCTGATCACGTCCGTCAGACATCCTATGAAGCTGAATTCCCGTTTGTGAACCGTAGTGTTTTCAACGACGAAGTTATCCTGACACACTCGCTGTCTCAGGTGGTTGAGCCATTAACCGGTGTTCGCTGCGGCGGCGGCGGTACAACAGCTGAAAACAGCTTCATGCGTACCTACACGCTTACTGACTTCGACATTGATGGCGGGTTTGACGTAACCGCTGTTCAGTTTGGCGTTGAATCAGCCATTGGCCCGGCGCTTCCTATCGAAGCCCGTATTTACCTGCTTGAAGGTGACTTTGTGTTCGCTAACATGACCCATATTGGTACCGGCGCAGCTACCATTGATGGGAGTCAGGATCTCTCTGTCGTTACAATACCTGTAGAAGCGGAAGTCCCTGCAGGCGCTACTATTGTGGTTGAGGCGTTTGTCTTCGACTCTGATACCTCAGACCTTTTCCCTGGTGCGAACAGTGAAGGAGAAACATCACCGTCATACATCGCATCCGAAACCTGTGGTATTCCTGAGCCTACATCTTACGCTGAGATCGGCTTCCCGGATGCACACCTGGTACTTAACGTGGTAGGTGAAAGCGGTGACGGCCTGTTCGTCTTTGAACCTGGCGCCGGAACAGTTGCTCCTAATGAAACAGTAGAGGTTGTTGTAGATGCCGAAACAGCTGAACTTGAAGCTGGCGAGTACAATGCAGAAATCGTAGTAAGCACTACTTCACCTGCAACGCCTACAGGCGTCATTCCTGTCACTTTTGAAGTGATTGAAGAAGAACTCTTCTCTGAGTTCGTAACCTTCCAGGTCGATATGACTGCTCAGGCTGAGCTTGGTAATTTCGATCCTGCACTGGGTGATGAAGTATATGTTCGCGGAAGCTTCAACGACTGGTCAGTCATCGAAGGTGATGAAATGATCGACGACGGCGAGATGGTATTTACCATTGAGACCGAAATCTTCGGTGAAGCTGGTACAGTAGTTGAGTACAAGTACTACATTCTTGCCGGCGACGGCCGTGAACTGCCCAACGGCGGTTGGGAAGAGGACTCTGTAGGTGAAGGCGGAACCAACAACCGTCTGCTCGAGCTGATTGGCGAAGATCAGGTATTGCCTGTTGTATTCTTCAACAACCTGCCGCCTACAAGCATTAACCCGGATCTGGAAACCCCGGTTGAGTTTGCCCTTAACCAAAACTATCCGAATCCGTTCAATCCCACAACCAACATTGAATATGCTCTGCCTGAAGCTGCCGAGGTAACGCTCGAAGTCTTCAACCTGCAGGGACAGCGCGTGGCGGTTCTCGTGAACGGACAACAAAATGCGGGTACGCACACAGTAACGTTCGACGCTTCCAGACTTGCTTCCGGTATGTATCTGTACCGTCTGCAGGCAGGCAGCTTCGTACAAACACAGAAAATGATGCTTGTGAAATAA